The genomic region CACCCGTCGATGAACGACCTGATGCCGGGCGACCTGCTGTTCTGGTCCTACGACGGCACCCCGGCGAGCATCCACCACGTGGCGATCTACATCGGCGGCGGCCAGGTGCTCGAGGCACCCCAGAGCGGCGACGTCGTGAAGATCGTCCCGATCTGGTACGACGGCCTGGTCGGCGCCACCCGCCCCGGCACCTGACCGGTTGCCGGGCGCACCCGCGCGCGGACGGCGGGGCCTAACCTGGACCCATGACCTTCGTGCCGCTCGTCACCGATCGCGCGGCCGAACCTCTTCCGGGCCCGGGGCTCACCGACGGATACGGCCGACG from Mycobacteriales bacterium harbors:
- a CDS encoding NlpC/P60 family protein, which codes for HPSMNDLMPGDLLFWSYDGTPASIHHVAIYIGGGQVLEAPQSGDVVKIVPIWYDGLVGATRPGT